The proteins below come from a single Asanoa ferruginea genomic window:
- a CDS encoding VOC family protein: protein MAQPVVHFEIIGTDPSGLRDYYGNLFGWRFDTSNPVVEEVSVPDDYGFVQPEGDGIPGGVGGGPGYPAQTVFYVFVPNVEEALLAAERLGGTRRMGPSRRPDGGLVVGHFTDPEGNLMGLAGPE from the coding sequence ATGGCACAGCCTGTCGTGCACTTCGAGATCATCGGAACGGACCCCTCGGGGTTGCGAGACTACTACGGCAACCTGTTCGGCTGGCGGTTCGACACCAGCAACCCGGTCGTCGAGGAGGTCTCCGTCCCCGACGACTACGGATTCGTCCAGCCGGAGGGCGACGGGATCCCCGGTGGCGTCGGCGGTGGGCCCGGTTACCCGGCCCAGACCGTGTTCTACGTCTTCGTGCCCAACGTCGAGGAGGCGTTGCTGGCCGCCGAGCGGCTCGGCGGCACCCGGCGGATGGGCCCGAGCCGGCGGCCCGACGGCGGCCTGGTCGTCGGCCACTTCACCGACCCGGAGGGCAACCTGATGGGGCTGGCCGGCCCGGAGTGA
- a CDS encoding aldo/keto reductase: MAKISIPTRTLNDGYQMPWLGLGTWPLQGRQLTDSILAAIELGYRLIDTASRYGNEDAVGAAIRESGLPREDFFVTTKLAGRDQGKPYVREGFSASLERLGLDYVDLYLIHWPLPLLGRYVESYVEMVALQQEGLIRSVGVSNFLDDHIAAIVAATGVQPAVDQIQVSPTHAQVDVVEAVSRGGTVVQAWRPLERNGGILEHPTVTGIADRLGVAPSQVVLRWLIERDITTTPHSSNPDRQRLNADIFEFSLEPADVAAITALDVGAPVKQDPKTWEEF, from the coding sequence ATGGCCAAGATCTCTATTCCGACGCGTACGCTCAACGACGGCTACCAGATGCCCTGGCTGGGCCTGGGCACCTGGCCGTTGCAGGGGCGCCAGTTGACGGACTCGATCCTCGCCGCGATCGAGCTGGGCTACCGGCTGATCGACACCGCGAGCAGATACGGCAACGAGGACGCGGTCGGCGCGGCCATCCGGGAGAGCGGCCTGCCGCGCGAGGACTTCTTCGTCACCACCAAGCTGGCGGGCCGCGACCAGGGCAAGCCCTACGTGCGGGAGGGCTTCTCCGCCTCGCTGGAGCGGCTCGGCCTCGACTACGTCGACCTCTACCTGATCCACTGGCCATTGCCGCTGCTGGGCCGCTACGTCGAGTCGTACGTGGAGATGGTCGCGCTCCAGCAGGAGGGCCTGATCCGCTCGGTCGGCGTCTCCAACTTCCTCGACGACCACATCGCCGCCATCGTCGCGGCGACCGGGGTGCAGCCCGCGGTCGACCAGATCCAGGTCTCGCCGACGCACGCCCAGGTCGACGTGGTCGAGGCGGTGTCCCGTGGCGGCACGGTCGTGCAGGCGTGGCGGCCGCTGGAGCGCAACGGGGGCATCCTCGAGCACCCGACCGTGACCGGCATCGCCGACCGGCTCGGCGTCGCGCCGTCGCAGGTGGTGCTCCGCTGGCTGATCGAGCGCGACATCACCACGACGCCGCACTCGAGCAACCCGGACCGCCAGCGGCTCAACGCCGACATCTTCGAGTTTTCCCTCGAGCCCGCCGACGTCGCGGCGATCACCGCCCTCGACGTCGGCGCGCCCGTCAAGCAGGACCCGAAGACCTGGGAAGAGTTCTAG
- a CDS encoding alpha/beta hydrolase yields the protein MSDASDLQQITDANASGRKPVVFVHGLWLLPSSWDRWAALFAEAGYAPVAPGWPDDPDTVEEANAHPEVMANKSVGQVADHFCDLIGKLDQKPAIIGHSFGGLLAQISAGRGLSAATVAIDPAPFRGVLPLPISALRSASPVLSNPANYHRAVPLTYEQFRYAFANAVSEEEARELYAEYAVPAPGEPLFQAAVANFNPWTEVAVDTETPERGPLLVISGEKDHTVPHAIAHASYERQARNKAAVTEFVEIKGRGHALTIDSGWREVADTALAFVQRF from the coding sequence ATGTCCGACGCTTCCGATCTCCAGCAGATCACCGACGCCAACGCCAGCGGCCGCAAGCCGGTCGTCTTCGTCCACGGGTTGTGGCTGCTGCCCAGCAGCTGGGACCGGTGGGCGGCGCTGTTCGCCGAGGCCGGTTACGCCCCGGTCGCACCCGGTTGGCCCGACGACCCCGACACCGTCGAAGAGGCCAACGCCCACCCCGAGGTGATGGCCAACAAGAGCGTCGGCCAGGTCGCCGACCACTTCTGCGACCTGATCGGCAAGCTCGACCAGAAGCCGGCCATCATCGGTCACTCCTTCGGCGGCCTGCTCGCCCAGATCAGCGCGGGCCGCGGCCTGTCGGCGGCGACGGTCGCGATCGACCCGGCGCCGTTCCGCGGCGTGCTGCCGCTGCCGATCTCGGCGCTGCGCTCGGCCTCACCGGTGCTCAGCAACCCGGCCAACTACCACCGCGCGGTGCCGCTGACCTACGAGCAGTTCCGCTACGCGTTCGCCAACGCGGTGAGCGAGGAAGAGGCCCGCGAGCTCTACGCGGAATACGCCGTGCCGGCACCGGGCGAGCCGCTGTTCCAGGCCGCGGTGGCCAACTTCAACCCGTGGACCGAGGTCGCGGTCGACACCGAGACCCCCGAACGCGGCCCGCTGCTGGTCATCTCCGGCGAGAAGGACCACACGGTCCCGCACGCCATCGCCCACGCGTCCTACGAGCGGCAGGCCCGCAACAAGGCCGCGGTGACCGAGTTCGTCGAGATCAAGGGCCGCGGCCACGCCCTGACCATCGACAGCGGCTGGCGCGAGGTCGCCGACACCGCCCTCGCCTTCGTGCAGCGCTTCTAG
- a CDS encoding alkaline phosphatase D family protein: MASQNWSRRGLLGAAAALGTTAALGGAPAVAGTPTLARRRPVLTHGVQTGDAVGGAANVWTRADRAGRLLVDVSDRPDLRHARTVAGPLLGPDTDFTGRVRLRGLREGRKTYYRVRVVGERGVASEPITGSLTVPGGHDGIRFVWTGDIAGQGWGINPDLGGMRIFEAMRRVRPDFYLCSGDTVYADGPLVESVPLADGRVWRNLVTPEKSKVAETLAEYRGQFAYNLLDANVRRFFAEVPQLNQWDDHEVTNNWYPGELLDDARYTEKRVDVLAARSRQAFYEWTPITPGPVYRKVSYGPLLDIFVLDMRTFKDVNDGNVYADPRRGLLGEAQRRWLTEGLRRSTATWKVIANDLPLGLVVPDGATAQEGVAQGDNGAPLGRELEFASILRDAHRHRVSGIVLLTADVHYTAAHHYDPARAAIGDFTPFWEFVSGPANAGAFGPNALDGTFGPTAAFVHAPPEANTSPLDGFQHFGEVSIDGRSRELTVKLRDLDGSVLWATTLTPPWRF, translated from the coding sequence GTGGCATCGCAGAACTGGAGCCGCCGGGGCCTGCTCGGCGCCGCCGCCGCACTCGGCACCACCGCCGCGCTCGGCGGCGCGCCGGCCGTCGCGGGCACACCCACCCTCGCCCGCCGCCGCCCGGTGCTGACACACGGTGTGCAGACCGGCGACGCCGTCGGCGGCGCGGCCAACGTGTGGACCCGCGCCGACCGGGCCGGCCGGCTGCTGGTCGACGTCAGCGACCGCCCCGACCTGCGGCACGCCCGCACCGTCGCCGGGCCGCTGCTGGGGCCCGACACCGACTTCACCGGCCGGGTGCGGCTGCGCGGCCTGCGCGAGGGCCGCAAGACCTACTACCGGGTCCGCGTGGTCGGCGAGCGCGGTGTCGCGAGCGAGCCGATCACCGGGTCGCTGACCGTTCCCGGTGGCCACGACGGCATCCGGTTCGTCTGGACCGGCGACATCGCGGGCCAGGGCTGGGGCATCAACCCCGACCTCGGCGGCATGCGGATCTTCGAGGCGATGCGCCGGGTGCGCCCCGACTTCTACCTGTGCAGCGGCGACACGGTCTACGCCGACGGCCCGCTGGTCGAGTCGGTGCCGCTGGCCGACGGGCGGGTGTGGCGCAACCTGGTCACGCCCGAGAAGAGCAAGGTCGCCGAGACCCTGGCGGAATACCGCGGCCAGTTCGCCTACAACCTGCTCGACGCCAACGTGCGCCGGTTCTTCGCCGAGGTGCCGCAGCTCAACCAGTGGGACGACCACGAGGTGACCAACAACTGGTACCCCGGTGAGCTCCTCGACGACGCCCGCTACACCGAGAAGCGGGTCGACGTGCTCGCCGCGCGCAGCCGCCAGGCCTTCTACGAGTGGACGCCGATCACGCCCGGGCCGGTCTACCGGAAGGTCTCCTACGGCCCGCTGCTCGACATCTTCGTGCTCGACATGCGCACCTTCAAAGACGTCAACGACGGCAACGTGTACGCGGACCCGCGCCGCGGCCTGCTCGGCGAGGCCCAGCGCCGGTGGCTGACCGAGGGGCTGCGCCGGTCGACGGCGACCTGGAAGGTGATCGCCAACGACCTGCCGCTCGGCCTGGTCGTGCCCGACGGCGCGACCGCGCAGGAAGGCGTCGCGCAGGGCGACAACGGCGCGCCGCTCGGCCGCGAACTCGAGTTCGCCAGCATCCTGCGCGACGCCCACCGCCACCGGGTGAGCGGCATCGTGCTGCTCACCGCCGACGTGCACTACACGGCCGCACACCACTACGACCCGGCCCGGGCCGCGATCGGCGACTTCACCCCCTTCTGGGAGTTCGTCTCCGGCCCCGCCAACGCCGGCGCGTTCGGCCCCAACGCGCTCGACGGCACGTTCGGCCCGACCGCCGCCTTCGTGCACGCGCCACCGGAGGCCAACACCTCGCCGCTGGACGGTTTCCAGCACTTCGGCGAGGTAAGCATCGACGGCCGCAGCCGCGAGCTGACCGTCAAGCTGCGCGACCTCGACGGCAGTGTGTTGTGGGCCACAACCCTTACGCCGCCTTGGCGTTTCTGA
- a CDS encoding alpha/beta hydrolase — translation MAAVTRRRIVGGALAAAVTGAFGTAGAGYYFAGELLGVDHSRDLPVRVLGVAGDTVTLSRDLDTAKPVEVGLAWPDGAVRLSARVEVDGDTVVREIVERQQGELRPGLAATVDYNVFSTDPKAAFGLDFAAVPVPGQLGDLPAWLVPAPDGERAGAWAIALHGRGASKHEALRVLPTVAGAGLTTLVIGYRNDPDAPASPDGYYHLGDTEWRDLAAAIRYAREHGATGIVVFGWSMGGGITLTALRRLPVADAALVRAVVLDSPVLSWRAVIDYQAELRHLPAPVTWSAKRFVEWRGRLSLARLDQHPGELTVPTLLFVDEDDLLVRTDRAHALAAARPELVTLVSTRGGGHVASWNVDPAGYASAVRSFLDRVG, via the coding sequence ATGGCGGCGGTGACCCGGCGGCGGATCGTCGGCGGCGCGTTGGCGGCCGCGGTGACCGGCGCGTTCGGCACTGCCGGCGCCGGCTACTACTTCGCCGGTGAGCTGCTCGGTGTCGACCACAGCCGCGACCTGCCGGTGCGGGTGCTCGGCGTGGCCGGCGACACGGTCACGCTCAGCCGCGATCTCGACACCGCCAAGCCGGTCGAGGTCGGGCTGGCCTGGCCCGACGGCGCGGTGCGGCTGTCGGCGCGCGTGGAGGTCGACGGCGACACCGTCGTTCGCGAGATCGTCGAGCGCCAGCAGGGCGAGTTGCGGCCGGGCCTCGCGGCCACCGTCGACTACAACGTGTTCAGCACCGACCCGAAGGCCGCGTTCGGGCTGGACTTCGCGGCCGTCCCGGTGCCGGGCCAGCTCGGCGACCTGCCGGCCTGGCTGGTGCCCGCACCCGACGGCGAGCGGGCGGGCGCGTGGGCGATCGCCCTGCATGGCCGGGGTGCGAGCAAGCACGAGGCGCTGCGGGTGCTGCCGACCGTGGCCGGTGCCGGGCTGACCACGCTGGTGATCGGCTATCGCAACGACCCCGACGCGCCGGCCAGCCCGGACGGCTACTACCACCTGGGCGACACCGAATGGCGTGACCTGGCGGCGGCGATCCGCTACGCCCGCGAGCACGGCGCCACCGGCATCGTCGTGTTCGGCTGGTCGATGGGCGGCGGCATCACCCTGACCGCCCTGCGCCGGCTGCCGGTGGCCGACGCGGCACTCGTGCGCGCGGTGGTGCTGGACAGCCCGGTGCTCTCCTGGCGCGCGGTGATCGACTATCAGGCCGAGCTGCGCCACCTGCCGGCGCCGGTGACCTGGTCGGCGAAGCGCTTCGTCGAGTGGCGCGGCCGGCTCTCGCTGGCCCGCCTCGACCAGCACCCGGGCGAGCTGACCGTGCCCACCCTGCTCTTCGTCGACGAAGACGACCTGCTGGTGCGCACCGACCGCGCGCACGCGCTGGCCGCGGCCCGCCCCGAGCTGGTCACGCTCGTCTCGACCCGCGGCGGCGGCCACGTGGCGTCGTGGAACGTCGATCCCGCCGGCTACGCGAGCGCGGTGCGATCCTTCCTGGACCGCGTCGGCTAG
- a CDS encoding SDR family oxidoreductase, with protein MALEGQRVLLVGGTSGLGLAVAQAVAARGATPVVASRNRDRVERALSALPAGAEGATVDLTDATSVAGLAERAGAIDHLVYTAGEPLALTMLADLTTDVAARFYATRLFGALAVIRAVRAAGTLSTAGSVVLTGGNASQRSAPGWALGASICGAIEALTRQLALELAPVRVNAIAPGVTRSPMWAAGMSDDEQRAMFDQLAGSLPVGRAGEPEDVALAYVYAMEQPMATGTVLLVDGGAVLV; from the coding sequence ATGGCACTGGAGGGGCAGCGGGTGCTGCTGGTCGGCGGCACGTCCGGGCTCGGCCTCGCGGTCGCCCAGGCGGTCGCCGCGCGGGGCGCGACACCGGTCGTGGCGTCGCGCAACCGGGACCGCGTCGAGCGGGCCCTCAGCGCGCTGCCGGCCGGTGCGGAAGGCGCGACCGTCGACCTCACCGACGCGACCTCGGTGGCCGGGCTGGCCGAGCGGGCCGGTGCGATCGATCACCTGGTCTACACGGCCGGCGAGCCGCTGGCGCTGACCATGCTGGCCGACCTCACGACCGACGTGGCCGCCCGCTTCTACGCGACCCGGCTGTTCGGCGCGCTGGCCGTGATCCGGGCGGTGCGCGCCGCCGGCACCCTGAGCACGGCCGGCAGCGTGGTGCTGACCGGCGGAAACGCCTCGCAGCGGTCGGCGCCGGGCTGGGCGCTCGGCGCCAGCATCTGCGGTGCCATCGAGGCGCTGACCCGGCAACTCGCGCTGGAACTCGCGCCGGTGCGGGTCAACGCGATCGCGCCCGGGGTCACCCGCAGCCCGATGTGGGCGGCGGGCATGAGCGACGACGAGCAGCGGGCGATGTTCGACCAGCTCGCCGGGTCGCTGCCGGTCGGCCGGGCCGGCGAGCCGGAAGACGTCGCGCTGGCCTACGTCTACGCGATGGAGCAGCCGATGGCCACCGGCACCGTGCTGCTCGTCGACGGCGGCGCGGTGCTGGTCTAG
- a CDS encoding IS481 family transposase: protein MAHANAALTPKARLKLARLVVDERWTVSAASRRFDVSYRTAKRWVDRYLAMGAAGMQDRSSRPLHTPTRTRRDLVRKIVYLRWRHRLGPVAIAARLGMAASTVHAVLVRARINRLSHIDRRTGEPIRRYEHDTAGALIHVDVKKLGNIPDGGGWRYVGRVQGKRHRAATTGKPRSAYRNPKMGTAHVHTVIDDHSRVAYAEIHNDETAITAAAVLTRAVAWFAARGVRVQRVLSDNGSAYRSRLWRETCTQLGITVKKTRPYRPQTNGKIERFHRTLNAWAIDRFYPTEHHRRAALPRWLHFYNHHRPHTAIGGQPPITRLTNLAGQHI, encoded by the coding sequence GTGGCACACGCTAACGCAGCCCTGACCCCGAAAGCACGCCTCAAACTCGCCCGCCTGGTCGTCGATGAGCGCTGGACGGTCTCCGCGGCCTCCCGCCGATTCGATGTCTCCTACCGCACCGCGAAACGGTGGGTCGACCGGTATCTCGCGATGGGAGCCGCGGGTATGCAGGACCGGTCCAGCCGCCCACTCCACACCCCGACCCGCACCCGCCGCGACCTGGTCCGCAAGATCGTGTACTTGCGGTGGCGGCACCGACTCGGCCCTGTCGCGATCGCCGCCCGTCTCGGGATGGCCGCCTCCACCGTGCACGCGGTCCTGGTCCGTGCCCGGATCAACCGGCTCTCCCACATCGATCGACGCACCGGTGAACCGATCCGCCGCTACGAACACGACACCGCGGGCGCCCTGATCCACGTCGACGTCAAGAAACTCGGCAACATCCCCGACGGCGGCGGCTGGCGATACGTCGGCCGCGTCCAAGGCAAGCGACACCGCGCCGCGACCACCGGCAAGCCCCGCAGCGCCTACCGCAACCCGAAGATGGGCACCGCCCACGTCCACACCGTCATCGACGACCACTCCCGCGTCGCCTACGCCGAAATCCACAACGACGAGACCGCCATAACCGCAGCTGCAGTCTTGACCCGCGCAGTGGCTTGGTTCGCCGCCCGCGGCGTCCGAGTGCAAAGGGTGCTGTCCGACAACGGCTCGGCCTACCGCTCCCGCCTCTGGCGCGAGACCTGCACCCAGCTCGGCATCACCGTCAAGAAGACCCGCCCCTACCGGCCCCAGACCAACGGCAAGATCGAACGGTTCCACCGCACCCTTAACGCCTGGGCGATCGATCGGTTCTACCCCACCGAACACCACCGCCGCGCGGCCCTACCCCGATGGCTGCACTTCTACAATCACCACCGACCCCACACCGCGATCGGCGGCCAGCCACCCATCACCCGCCTTACCAACCTGGCTGGACAGCACATCTAG
- a CDS encoding glycoside hydrolase family 2 TIM barrel-domain containing protein: MSDYLTDFGRPKGTVPPRAALHSDAPSIDLSGAWRFRLNPTATAGDDFWAAGYDDAGWDTLPVPSSWPMHGYGQPAYTNITYPFPIDPPHVPTENPTGDHRRVFDVPADWAGQRVLLRFEGVDSCGRVFVNGAEVGVTQGSRLTHEFDVTAHLRPGAANVLAVRVHQWSAGSYLEDQDMWWLPGIFRAVTLRVRPAGGLDDVFAHAAFDHATGQGTLRVDAPAGALLSVPELGLRDVAVNTDHVLEAVAPWTPETPTLYAASVSTETETVSLRLGFRTVAVVDGLLTGNGRRIFFRGVNRHEFHPDLGRVVPPDVVRAELQLMKAHHVNAIRTSHYPPDAALLDLCDELGFWVIVENDYETHGFEQNGWRDNPTDDPRWTDALVDRMRRTVERDKNHPCVVMWSLGNEAGVGQNLGPMAEAARAIDPDRPLHYEGDWSSTHTDVYSRMYPPPDEVAEIGAAETGLPFVLCEYAHAMGNGPGLLTTYRELFETYPRCQGGFIWEWIDHGIRRGDHFAYGGDFGEPVHDGNFVIDGLVFPDRTPSPGLTELGAVFAPVRLDADAGGLTVRNGYDHRDLTGVTLEWTVSVDGDTVASGQVEAPALGPGESHPVALPHVTHGFGEAWLTVTARLAGATVGAGQVRLHEAAPRPRRSGRRFARNALGPAQFRDGDLVALGGLALRGPRLDLWRAPIDNDIFGPDPVADRWRAAGLHRLTHRVVDVDASADAYVVTSRVAPAGTDRALLATYTWTADDDAVTLALHVEPTGDWAVPLPRAGVALAVPGRLGAVEWFGGGPGEAYVDSSAAALVGRYRSTVDGLQTPYVRPQENGNRTRVRQARLTDPTGAGLEILGHPTFELTARRWSTAALTAATHTNDLVPGPDVHVHLDYGHHGLGTAACGPPPAPEAWLRAEPFDLVVTLRAVKP; encoded by the coding sequence ATGAGCGACTACCTGACCGACTTCGGCCGCCCCAAGGGGACGGTGCCACCGCGGGCCGCGCTGCACAGCGACGCACCGTCGATCGACCTGTCCGGCGCCTGGCGGTTCCGGCTGAACCCGACCGCGACGGCCGGCGACGACTTCTGGGCCGCCGGCTACGACGACGCGGGCTGGGACACGCTGCCGGTGCCGTCGAGCTGGCCGATGCATGGTTACGGGCAGCCCGCGTACACCAATATCACCTATCCCTTCCCGATCGACCCGCCGCACGTGCCCACAGAGAACCCCACCGGTGACCACCGGCGGGTGTTCGACGTGCCGGCCGACTGGGCCGGGCAACGGGTGCTGCTGCGCTTCGAGGGCGTCGACTCGTGCGGCCGGGTGTTCGTCAACGGCGCCGAGGTCGGCGTCACCCAGGGCAGCCGGCTCACCCACGAGTTCGACGTGACCGCGCACCTGCGCCCCGGCGCCGCCAACGTGCTGGCCGTGCGGGTGCACCAGTGGTCGGCCGGCAGCTATCTGGAAGACCAGGACATGTGGTGGCTGCCCGGGATCTTCCGCGCGGTCACCCTGCGGGTCCGGCCAGCGGGCGGTCTCGACGACGTGTTCGCGCATGCCGCCTTCGACCACGCGACCGGGCAGGGCACGCTCCGAGTCGATGCCCCAGCCGGCGCGCTGCTGTCGGTCCCGGAGCTCGGGCTGCGTGATGTCGCCGTCAACACCGACCACGTGCTCGAAGCGGTCGCGCCGTGGACACCCGAGACGCCCACGTTGTACGCCGCGTCGGTGTCGACGGAGACCGAGACGGTTTCGCTGCGGCTCGGCTTCCGCACGGTGGCCGTGGTCGACGGGCTGCTGACCGGCAATGGGCGGCGGATCTTCTTCCGCGGCGTCAACCGGCACGAGTTCCACCCCGACCTGGGCCGGGTGGTCCCGCCCGACGTGGTGCGGGCCGAGCTCCAGCTGATGAAGGCCCACCACGTCAACGCGATCCGCACCAGCCACTACCCGCCGGACGCGGCGCTCCTCGACCTCTGCGACGAGCTGGGCTTCTGGGTGATCGTGGAGAACGACTACGAGACGCACGGCTTCGAGCAGAACGGCTGGCGCGACAACCCGACCGACGACCCGCGGTGGACCGACGCGCTGGTCGACCGGATGCGCCGGACGGTCGAGCGCGACAAGAACCATCCCTGCGTGGTGATGTGGTCGCTGGGCAACGAGGCCGGCGTCGGGCAGAACCTGGGCCCGATGGCCGAGGCCGCCCGCGCGATCGACCCCGACCGGCCGCTGCACTACGAGGGCGACTGGTCGAGCACGCACACCGACGTCTACAGCCGGATGTACCCGCCGCCGGACGAGGTCGCCGAGATCGGCGCCGCCGAGACCGGCCTGCCGTTCGTGCTCTGCGAGTACGCGCACGCGATGGGCAACGGCCCGGGCCTGCTGACGACCTATCGGGAGCTGTTCGAGACCTACCCGCGCTGCCAGGGCGGCTTCATCTGGGAGTGGATCGACCACGGCATCCGGCGCGGCGACCACTTCGCCTACGGCGGCGACTTCGGCGAGCCGGTGCACGACGGCAACTTCGTCATCGACGGCCTGGTGTTCCCGGACCGGACACCGTCGCCCGGGTTGACCGAGCTGGGCGCGGTCTTCGCTCCGGTCCGGCTGGACGCCGACGCCGGCGGCCTGACCGTCCGCAACGGCTACGACCACCGCGACCTGACCGGCGTCACGCTCGAGTGGACCGTGTCGGTCGACGGCGACACGGTCGCGTCCGGGCAGGTGGAGGCCCCGGCGCTGGGCCCCGGGGAGTCGCACCCGGTTGCGCTTCCGCACGTGACGCACGGATTCGGCGAGGCCTGGCTCACCGTCACGGCCCGGCTGGCCGGCGCCACCGTCGGGGCCGGGCAGGTCCGGCTGCACGAGGCCGCACCCCGCCCGCGCCGGTCCGGGCGCCGGTTCGCCCGCAATGCCCTCGGCCCGGCCCAGTTCCGCGACGGCGACCTGGTCGCGCTCGGCGGGCTGGCCCTGCGCGGCCCCCGGCTCGACCTGTGGCGGGCGCCGATCGACAACGACATCTTCGGCCCCGACCCGGTCGCCGACCGCTGGCGGGCCGCGGGCCTGCACCGGCTCACCCACCGGGTGGTCGACGTCGACGCGTCGGCCGACGCCTACGTGGTGACCAGCCGGGTCGCGCCGGCCGGCACCGACCGCGCGCTGCTGGCCACCTACACCTGGACCGCCGACGACGACGCGGTCACGCTGGCCCTGCATGTCGAACCGACCGGCGACTGGGCCGTCCCGCTCCCCCGCGCCGGCGTGGCGCTGGCCGTGCCGGGCCGCCTCGGCGCGGTCGAGTGGTTCGGCGGCGGCCCCGGTGAGGCCTATGTGGACTCGTCGGCCGCCGCGCTGGTCGGCCGCTACCGGTCCACGGTGGATGGTCTGCAGACGCCCTACGTGCGGCCGCAGGAGAACGGCAACCGGACCCGGGTGCGTCAGGCCCGGCTGACCGACCCGACCGGCGCCGGCCTGGAGATCCTCGGCCATCCGACGTTCGAGCTGACCGCCCGGCGCTGGAGCACGGCCGCGCTCACCGCCGCCACGCACACCAACGACCTGGTGCCGGGCCCCGACGTGCACGTCCATCTCGACTACGGCCACCACGGCCTGGGCACCGCCGCCTGCGGCCCACCGCCGGCACCGGAGGCCTGGCTGCGCGCCGAGCCCTTCGACCTGGTGGTGACGCTCCGGGCGGTAAAGCCCTAG